Proteins co-encoded in one Desulfitobacterium hafniense DCB-2 genomic window:
- a CDS encoding phosphodiester glycosidase family protein — translation MKRLRKIPTLFLAAFLSVTALPNTVMAQLPVLYQDHSQQTVTDGVTLENISRFTTGGWLNINVLRVDMTNPYVKIDTLSNDSITDDLVSISALAEKEGAVAAVNSSFFNPFTAGKGYADGPTVRAGDLLSTSAWYNRSKNEMASLSVDYANQLLFHYWKNDLTLITGNDTAFAVTQYNQPSRQDYQDLTVLDRKWGPVAIGATENCPDLVEIVVSGNTILEIREGQPAAEIPEEGFVVVSRGEQAAKLLEQAAPGEQLQFQVTSTPDWNDLKMSTTGTSLLIQDGEIPATFSYSTASFNQRNPRTMAGSTEDGSELILVTVDGRQDNSIGLTQQESAELMLELGAYQAIMFDGGASTTMAARQPGAFSPDVVNLPSEGILRNVASGIGIFSAAPAGRLDRLIIETEDTNIFADTSRTFSLKGIDRYANPVELDPREVQWDVSGIDGSFQDNILYPASPGPGKVTATLDGLEAELDIQVLSAPVQLTLNPAKFDLPLYQNKAIRVKGLDPQGYAAVIEGRDVQWNVDGDIGSCEAGVFTPVTTGTGTIRAAVGDTYAYSAVAVTLDSMELLHPFESSGRSDEPRFQADPQTGQGYFELNADQFYAGESSGQLVYDFLYGNSEDQISVLFAEQGLPLDPATTGLSLWLYNISPNSNRIKGEVIDSANVKHTVEFASDLNWTGWKESTASLSGIDSPAYLTRLYIENTDPANPWGKIYFDDLSALIQKRPTIDPSSIPADTLPKDEANRQADFTSGPDNFLFSLLTGGNAPGVYTAPITQVGAGDAQTPILAAGSGYQSSTYQNSTFLQLDVSQGGLRRSDPQQWTRLFTALDEIQSANVFLLMSLSPADFINAKEAQLLKDTLANCREATGKNIWVLFPGPADQSELDRGVRYISVAQSLQVTMLGEDISYEFEP, via the coding sequence ATGAAGAGATTAAGAAAAATTCCGACCCTGTTTCTTGCTGCGTTTTTAAGTGTGACGGCGCTTCCCAACACGGTAATGGCCCAATTGCCCGTCCTCTACCAGGATCACTCCCAACAAACCGTTACGGACGGCGTAACCCTGGAGAACATATCCCGTTTTACCACCGGCGGCTGGTTGAATATCAATGTGCTGCGTGTGGATATGACTAACCCTTATGTGAAAATTGACACCCTAAGCAATGACTCGATCACCGATGACCTGGTCAGCATTTCCGCCCTGGCCGAAAAGGAAGGGGCTGTGGCTGCTGTCAACAGCAGTTTCTTTAATCCGTTCACCGCCGGCAAAGGCTATGCAGACGGCCCCACCGTCCGGGCCGGCGATCTTTTGTCCACCTCCGCCTGGTATAACCGGAGCAAAAATGAAATGGCCTCCCTTTCCGTTGACTATGCCAATCAGCTGCTTTTTCACTATTGGAAAAATGACCTTACCCTCATCACCGGAAACGATACCGCCTTTGCCGTTACCCAGTACAACCAGCCGAGCAGGCAGGACTACCAAGACCTTACGGTCCTGGATCGCAAGTGGGGACCTGTGGCTATCGGCGCCACCGAAAACTGCCCCGATCTGGTTGAAATCGTCGTAAGCGGGAACACAATCCTGGAGATCCGGGAAGGACAGCCTGCCGCCGAGATTCCCGAGGAAGGTTTCGTCGTCGTCTCCCGAGGCGAGCAGGCGGCCAAACTTCTGGAACAGGCCGCCCCGGGCGAACAGCTCCAATTCCAAGTCACCTCCACGCCGGACTGGAACGACCTGAAGATGTCCACCACCGGAACCTCCCTTCTTATCCAAGACGGAGAAATCCCCGCCACTTTTTCTTACAGCACCGCCAGCTTTAATCAACGGAACCCCCGGACCATGGCCGGGAGTACTGAAGATGGGAGCGAACTCATCCTGGTTACAGTTGACGGAAGGCAGGATAACAGCATCGGATTGACCCAGCAGGAATCCGCCGAGCTGATGCTGGAATTAGGGGCGTATCAGGCTATTATGTTTGACGGCGGCGCATCCACCACCATGGCCGCCCGACAGCCCGGGGCCTTTTCCCCTGATGTAGTCAACCTTCCTTCCGAAGGCATCCTAAGAAATGTGGCATCAGGCATCGGGATTTTCTCCGCAGCCCCCGCCGGCCGGCTGGACCGCCTGATCATTGAGACTGAAGACACCAACATATTTGCCGATACTTCGAGAACTTTTTCCCTTAAGGGCATCGACCGCTATGCCAATCCGGTGGAGCTCGACCCAAGAGAAGTTCAGTGGGATGTCAGCGGGATCGACGGCAGCTTTCAGGACAATATCCTCTATCCGGCTTCCCCAGGCCCAGGGAAAGTAACAGCCACCCTCGACGGACTGGAGGCGGAGCTGGACATCCAAGTCTTAAGCGCCCCGGTGCAGCTTACCCTCAATCCGGCCAAATTCGACCTTCCTTTGTACCAAAATAAAGCCATCCGGGTAAAGGGTCTCGACCCCCAAGGTTATGCCGCGGTCATCGAAGGCCGGGATGTTCAATGGAACGTTGACGGCGACATCGGTAGTTGCGAAGCCGGCGTCTTCACCCCCGTCACCACCGGTACCGGCACTATCCGGGCCGCCGTCGGCGACACCTATGCCTACAGCGCCGTTGCCGTTACTTTGGATTCCATGGAGCTCCTGCATCCCTTCGAAAGCTCCGGCCGGTCGGATGAGCCACGCTTCCAAGCCGACCCGCAAACAGGCCAGGGTTATTTCGAACTCAACGCTGATCAATTCTACGCCGGGGAGTCTTCCGGACAGCTGGTGTATGATTTCTTATATGGTAACTCTGAGGACCAGATCTCTGTCCTCTTTGCCGAGCAGGGGCTCCCCCTTGATCCGGCCACTACCGGGTTATCCCTGTGGCTTTATAATATCAGCCCCAACTCGAATCGCATCAAAGGAGAAGTCATAGACTCCGCCAATGTGAAACACACCGTCGAATTCGCCTCCGACCTCAATTGGACCGGCTGGAAAGAGAGCACAGCGTCCTTATCCGGGATCGACTCTCCCGCTTATCTCACCAGACTCTACATAGAAAACACCGATCCCGCCAACCCTTGGGGGAAGATCTATTTTGACGACTTGTCGGCTCTGATCCAGAAGCGCCCGACTATCGATCCGAGCAGCATTCCCGCAGATACCCTTCCCAAAGACGAAGCGAACCGGCAGGCTGATTTCACCTCCGGTCCCGACAATTTCCTGTTTTCCTTGCTCACCGGCGGCAATGCACCGGGGGTTTACACCGCTCCCATCACCCAAGTGGGAGCCGGGGATGCCCAAACACCTATACTGGCCGCCGGTTCAGGGTATCAATCCTCTACTTATCAAAACAGCACCTTCCTCCAGCTGGATGTAAGCCAGGGCGGGCTGAGGAGAAGCGACCCACAGCAATGGACCCGGCTGTTCACAGCCCTGGATGAAATCCAGAGCGCCAATGTCTTTCTCCTCATGTCCCTCAGCCCGGCCGATTTCATCAATGCCAAAGAAGCACAGCTCCTGAAAGATACGCTGGCCAATTGCCGGGAAGCAACCGGCAAGAACATTTGGGTCCTTTTCCCTGGTCCTGCGGATCAAAGCGAGCTTGACCGCGGCGTGCGCTATATCAGCGTTGCCCAATCCCTGCAAGTGACGATGCTGGGAGAGGACATTTCCTATGAGTTCGAGCCCTAG